ACGGAGGCAACTCAGATCCAGTTGAACGGCCGCAACTACATTCAGCTCCTGACGTTACAACCGGGGGTCTCGCAAACGGTGGCCAGCGGCTTCGCCATCTTCGGTACGTACGGTGTCAATGGTAACTCGCAGTCTGTAAATGGTATCCGCACCGATTCGGCAAACTTCTTTATCGACGGTGTAGACAATAAGGACAATGGCGGCGGAGGCAATAACTTCGTCAATATCTCGCCAGATTCGTTGCAGCAGTTCCGCAATGTCGCATCCAGCTACGATGCGAGCTACGGAGGCACCTCCGGTGCAACTGTCTCAGTCGCGATCAAGAGCGGTGGCCACGACTTCCATGGCAGCGCATACGAGTACATCCGCAACGACGCCATCCAGGGGTATCCTTTCCGTGCTATTAGCTCTTTGAGTCAGGCCCCAATCAAAGCGCCGCTGCGCTATAACGACTTCGGTTACACCATCGGCGGCCCCATCTGGATCCCGGGTGTACTCAACCGGAATCGGGACAAACTTTTTTTCTTTGCCGCTCAGGAGTACAAGCGTTTGCGCACCTCTACGGTAACGAACGCGTCGGTTCCGACACCAGCGGCCATCGCGAGTGCGATCGCCACTGGACCATCCACCGCAACGGGGCGCGCTTTGGCCGCAACGGTCTTGACGGATCCCAGCGGCAACTACCGTTATCTGAGCCTGGGAAACAACAACCAGTCGGAGTATCTGGTGAAGGTGGATTACAACCTGAACGAGAAGAACCAGATCAGTGGACACTATGTTCACGACAACGTGCTGGTTGTTGGCAATCCGACTAATTACATCATCTATGACCGTACAATCCCGGGCCTCACAGCCTCTCTATCCTGGACGCACACCTTCAACTCTAAGACTGTGAATACCGCGACGGGCTCTTTCTCTGGAAACATCATCAATGAAGGCGGGAATATCCGGACGAACCCGCAGTTTGCGAATAAGCCGATCAACCGTTCCGACTATGGCCTGACCTACGCGACGCTGTATAACGCCTCGAACCGCATTCCGCAGATCACGATCACGGGCTTCGGAAATCCTGGCGTGACTCCCAGGCAGTTCGATAACTATCAGCGCATTTTTGCATTGAAAGATGATTTCTCCCGCGTCCTGGGTAATCACTCTGTGAAAGCTGGTGGATACTTCTGGCGTGCACGAAAGAATCAGACCGCACCGCCGCAGCTGAATGGCGCTTTCACCTTTAGCGATCTGGCAGGACTCGTAGCGGGTAATTTCGCAAGTTACACCGAAGGCAGCAATATCCCACAAGTGCAAGCTCGCTTTCTGCAGTTCGAGACTTATGTGCAGGATGATTGGACGGTGGGTCGTCGGCTGACCGTGAACCTGGGTCTCCGCTGGCAATACATGCCGCCCATCTCCAGTTGGCCAAACAATGCAGCGTTTTTCGACCCTAACTTCTACGATGCAACCAAGGCTGCGACTATCGATCCCGCAACTGGCCTCATCACCACTGCTCCTGCTCCGTATAACGGCCTTGTTCTACCGGGCACCGGTTTTTCAGACAAAGCAAAGCAGGTAGTCGCCGCGTCCGTGTACAACAATCCACAAGTACAGGCGTTGTTCCACAATCTGCCGGGTGGTGTGGTGAACACCGTCTACAACACCTTCGCCCCGCGCGTTGGATTTGCATATGACTTGAGCGGCAGGCAGGAAACGGTCATACACGGCGGCTACGGTATGTCGTACGAGCGTGTGGAGGGGAACTACTACTACGGTGCGGTTTCCCAGTTGCCGTTCACCGCCGTAGCTTCGCTTGCCAGCGCAGGCAATGCGGATAACCTGGGCAGCATCGGTATCAACACCTCTGCACCGACCAACATTTCCAATTCGGCCGATCGCAACCTTGAGCCGCCTCGAATTCACAATTACAGCGTCGGTGTACAGCGCAAGCTGTTCAGCAACACCTCTGCGGAGGTGAACTACGTGGGCTCGCGTTCTACAAATCTGACGTATCGCAAGAACCTGAATCAGGGAGCGGCAGGCATCGAGGCGGCAAATCCTGGTGTAGCAAGAAATGCTCTCCGCCCCTATAAGGGCTATGGCGAAATTTACCAATACAGCAACGGCGAACATTCCAACTTCAACTCGCTGCAGGCGCGGTTGCAGACACGCTTTAGCAAAGGCGGCCTTGTTACCCTGGCCTATACCTGGTCCAAGTCGCTGACCGATGGATCCACTTTCGATTACCAACCACAGGACAGTACCAACATTCACGGCGACTACGGTCCGGCCAACTACAGCCAACCCAAAATCTTCGTCGCCAGCTATGTTTATCCCCTTCCATTCTGGCAACATGAGCACGCGTGGTACAAACAGGTCCTCGGGGGGTGGCAGCTATCGGGCATCACCCGCATCGCGAACGGCCTGCCGATCAACGTGATTCAACCCTCCGGCCTGTCGGTCGCGGGCAATCTAGTCACGACGGCTAACGTCGCACAGCGCCCGAACCTTGTAGGTAATCCCTATGCTCATAACGGCCAGCAATACTTGAACTATGTCGCCTTCCGTGCGCCAGCAGCGGGAACCTACGGTAACCTGCACTACGATGACATCAAAGGACCACTGTTCAATAACTGGGACGCGGCATTGCAAAAGAATATTTCCATTCACGAAGAGATCGGAGTGGAATTCCGTGCTGAGATGTTCAACGTTCCAAACCACATGTCTTTCTTCGCCATCGGCGGTACGCTCGGCGCTCCGCAGGCGGACGGCAGTTACCAGCCGAACTTCAGTTCGACGGGCAGCTTCCAGAACAGCTTCGGCCAGGTGACCAGCGCTACCGATCCTCGCACTATGGAGTTCGTATTGCGGGTCCACTTCTAACCAGATGTGACTTCAAATAGCCCTACTACTTGGCCGTCCTAGATCCAGATACAGGCGGGGCCTGCCGGAGCGATGTGCACAAATTCTCAATTCTTCTATCCTGATGTGGATGAAGCGAATCTTTCCCCATGTGATCGGAATTGAGCTCGATCCGCAGACCCGTTGTATCCACTATCGGAGCCGGTTGGATATTATCTCGATCAAAATGAAGTGCTGCGGTCTCTACTACGCTTGCAAAGACTGTCACGCAGCCCTCGCGGATCATCCGGCCCAGGTGTGGCCCTGCAGCGAATGGGCCCAGAAGAACGTTCTCTGCGGAGCCTGTGGTGCGGAACTCACCACGCAGGAATACCTTGACTCTGACAACCAATGTTCAGCCTGCAACGCTGCCTTCAACCCGGGATGTCACAATCACTACCACTTCTACTTTGAAGCAAAGTAGAAGTGGTACTTCTTCACCATCTCTGAGTAACTTAGGCGAGCTTTGCGAAGCGCATGGAAGCAGAGTTCATGCAGTAGCGCAGCCCCGTCGGGCGAGGTCCATCGTCGAAGACGTGACCGAGGTGGGCGGCGCATCGCTTGCAGGAGACTTCCGTCCGCTCCATTCCCAACGTACTGTCCGTCTTCTCTACGACGTTTTCCTTCGCAAGCACCTGCCAAAAACTCGGCCAGCCAGTGCCGGAGTCGAACTTTGTATCGGAACTGAAGAGCGCCGTATCGCAGCAGATGCAGCGGAATAGACCGCGGTCGTGCAGATCCCAGGAGTTGCCGGTGTAGGGCCGTTCAGTTCCTTCGTGACGAGCTACCTCATAGGAAATCGAAGACAGTTCATGCTTCCACTCTGCATCGGGTTTGGAAACCGTAGGCACTGTGACTTTACCCGTTGGCTTGCCATTCGAGGCAAAATCGATGATGGTGACGGTAGCCGGTAGGGAATCGCGTTTTCCGCCTGCTGCGGCTGCGATCAGCGGCTTTCGCAGAGACCAAACTGCAAGAGCCCCGACTGCAGCTGCCGAAGTCGCAAGGAACGTGCGACGAGTCTGAATCTTGACTGCGGCCTCTCTTGATGCCGTTTCTTCAGATTGCTTAAGGAATTCACTCATGAGTGAACCTCTTTTCATGGATTTAGACGTTCTGGAACGCGCAACGTTTAGCCAAACGTAAAGGCATAAGCCTGGGCACCGGGTGCCAGAAACTCGATGCGAAAAGTCCGGTCCGTAACCTTCGTTTGCTGCCGAACCAACTGATAGAGCCGGTTTTCCATGATGATTCCGTAGCCTTCCGCATCGGTATCCATGCCATGGTCCAAACCTGGCGCTTTGTCGTCGATGGTGACGCGGAAACGGATAGGAGCGCCGATCTTCATCGATCCGAGAACCAGATGAAGATCTCTCGCATGAAAGCAATAGGAAATGCTGGCACCGGCCACAAGGGATGTCGCAATCTGGCCACCATCGTTCCACTTACCGGTAAAGCCCCACTGATTCAACTGGAGTGAAGCAGGAAGACGATAAAGCTGCGGATCGTCCTGATTCAAGCCACTGGGCGAAGCGAAGTTCTGGGCCCGCTCATAACCGACATAGGTTTCGGGAGACTTAACCTCATCTGTATCAGGAGGAGCTTCGGCGCCACTCGCGGCGACGTTTGTGGCGGAACCGGGGAGTGGTTTGTGGTTGGCCTCTTCCAAGAGCTCTCGGATCCATTTCTCCGATTCGTCGTAGTTGCCTTCCCCGAAGTGATGAAAGCGGATCTTCCCCGTCGCATCGATGAAGTAATGTGCTGGCCAATACTCGTTGTGGAAGTTCCGCCAAATGCTGTAGTCGTTATCCATTACGACCGGGTAGGTCACGCCGAGGTCATGCACCGCTTTGCGGACGTTTGATTCGTCCTTCTCGAACGGGAACTCCGGCGTGTGAACGCCGAGGATGATCAGGCCACTGTCTTTGTACTTTTCATTCCAGGCTTTGAGGTACGGAAGCGTCCGAAGGCAGTTGATACAGGAGTACGTCCAGAAGTCGACGAGCACAACCTTCCCGCGAAGCGACTCCGGGGTCAGCGGAGGAGAATTGATCCAGGCAGTCGCTCCAGACAGGCTGGGCAACATAGTCAGTGAACTATCTGAGACCTCGACGGTCTCATTCCTCGTGACTCTTTTGGGGGCGTTTGCAGGATGGAAGCGGTCAACGAGACGCTGTTCGAGGCCACCTGTACTCGTCAGTGAGAGGCGTGTAAGGACTCCACGATCCAGGCCAAACGCAACTGCGACGACGGCTGCCAGAACACCCACGCCCAGGATCCGGCGGATCCATTCTTCCGCACCGAGTGAACGTTTCATCGCCGCGAAGACGCGGCCACCGGCAAGCAATGCTACCGTCAGCGACGTGGCCGCTCCGGCCGCGTACGCCAAAAGGAGCAGCACCGTATGGGTACTCGCTCCGCCCAAGGCCGCACCCGTGAGGATAAGGCCAAGAATCGGTCCCGCGCAGGGTGCCCAAAGTAGCCCAGTCCCAATTCCGAGGACAAACGAGTTCAGGAGCGGAGATGTAGGATCGGAGTTCTTTGAAATGCGGTTGCCGAACTGAACGAGTGGACGTGAGAACCGGTCCGCAAGTGAAGAAAATAGGAGCGTCAGACCGAAGAATCCAAAGAGAACCAGTGCCGCAATACGGCCTACCTGATTCGCTCGGACTGCCCAGCCGCCCCCTACGGTCGCAAGGCTGGCGATGAGGGCGAAGGTAACGACCATACCGGCGAGAAGCGGCAAACCACTCCTGCGAAAAGGCTGATCGGAACGCGCGAAGACAAACGGAAGAACCGGAAGAATACACGGACTCAAAATGGTAAGGACGCCACCCAAGTATGCAAGGAAAAGCAAAAGCATAATTCTCACCAACTCCTTCGAAAAACCACAGCCAGCAACATCTGACCCGATGTCATAGCAATGGGACTCGCTGTGTCTGCAAAGGATACGGATTTGATGAAGTTTTTAGTTCGAACAATTTTCGATTGAGTGATCGACGAAATTGCGGGCGTCCATTCGTTATCTGTCGTCTTCGCGCACGCCGGATCAAACGGCAGATTCAGTGCTGCTTGATCCGGCGTCAATTCTCCTTTACCAGGTTCTTTGCGATTCTAAAATCAAGCTAATCTTTGTTTTTCTCTGTATTGCCGTATCAGTTTCGAAAGCCGATCGCGAGTCACGGTGTGGCGGTGGGCTTCGGCGAGGTTCGTCAACTCGAACGGGTCTGCGTGCTCATCGAAGAGCATGCGCCCGTTCTCACCGTTCACACCGAACTCCGCATAACGCCACCGCTCTGTGCGCACTGCCAGCCCGTGTACGGTCTTGCCATCTTCGCTCCAGAGACTAAACGCTGGTTGGTCCCAGGAGGCCTGGGGATGTTTCAAGAGAGGGCCAAGGCTCGTCCCCTGAAGTCCTGAGTCGGGGGTTTGCAAACCGCAGAGCTCGACAAGCGTCGGATAGATATCCAGCGACTGCACAATGCGTGTGGAGGTGTGTCCATTTCCCGGGGCTCGTGGGTCGTGAATGATGAGTGGAACGCGTGTGCCCATTTCAAAGAGGGACCCGGCCTTGGACCATTTCCCCTTTTCGCCCAGTTGGTATCCGTGGTCGGCGACAAGCACGATGATGGTGTTTTCGCGCAGGCCAAGTGCGTCCAACTCGGCGATGACTCGACCGAGATTCCAGTCAACCCAGGAGATCGATGCCAGGTAGGCTCGGATCACTTCCTTCGCCTCCGCTCGACTTGCGCCACGGCCGATGAAAAGATCAGCATTCCGCATACGGATGGCGGCCTTTGGGAAACCTGCAGGAACTGTCGGCCATGCGGCGAAATCCGGTGTGAGTTCCAGTTTCTCAAGATCGTAAAGATCGAAGAAACGTTGCGGCGCAGTAGGCGGGCTGTGGGGCTTTGAGAATCCGCAGCCGATGAAGAAGGGTTGATCGCGATACTTACGGAGATATTCGATGGCGGTTTCCGCGACGCGATTCTCGGGGTGTCCTTCTCCATTGCCATCGAGTACAAGAATCTGGTCGGAGTGTGCTGCCTGTTGATTGTCGATGGCCAGAGGCGCGATGACATCTGGAGGAGCAGGCGGGACAGGATAGTTAGGGATGATTTTCTTTTTCTCCACTGGGCTAGCCTGATGCTCGGTGTTGTCGTTGCCACCACCGACCGTCCACGCAAGCGGATCGTCGTAGATGCCGTGGAAGATTTTTCCGGTGCGGGCTGTGACGTAGCCCTTCTCGCGGAAAAGCTGGGGCAGGCTTGTGAGATCGGGACGCGTGTCGCGAAAGTTGGTGCGGTTGCCGAGCACACGGGTCTCAAAGGGAACCTGGCCGGTGAGCAGGGAAGCGCGCGAAGGATTGCAGAGCGGAAACTGGCAGTAGTTGCGATCGAAGCGGACACCGCGTCCAGCCAGTGCATCGATGTTGGGCGTCTGTGCGTGGAAGTGACTGCCGTAGCAGCCCAACTCCACACGCATGTCGTCGGACATGAGAAAGAGAACGTTGGGGCGTTTGGAAGAGTTAGATAAGGCGCGGGCGCTGGCTGGAAGCATGCCAGCCAAAGCGGTTCCAGTGGCTTTCGTCAGGAAGTCGCGACGTGAAGAAGCTTTGGAATTTTGTGACATAGGTCGCTCCAATTTTTAAACAGGACGTGTATACCGCCGCGAAGGTTTCCTTGCGCGGCGGCAGAGGTTAGAACACGAAGCGTGCACCGATCTGCAGTTGACGCGCAGCGTATGCCGATGTGATCGTTCCGAAGGTCGAACTGCCGTACGTGGCCGACGGGGTGGTCAGGTTGGTGTGGTTGAGGGCGTTGAAGACCTCTCCACGAAGCT
This genomic stretch from Terriglobus saanensis SP1PR4 harbors:
- a CDS encoding carboxypeptidase-like regulatory domain-containing protein, whose translation is MKRLLFVVLILFVSSVGLALGQAVDSQQITGVVTDPAGAAVPHAEVTVTNEATRVAHSVRSNDDGNYTVLNLPVGVYTVTTVMQGFKKSILSGVNVDVGGKPAVPVQLEIGQVTESVAVKAGVVLIQTTTAEIGGVVTSTEATQIQLNGRNYIQLLTLQPGVSQTVASGFAIFGTYGVNGNSQSVNGIRTDSANFFIDGVDNKDNGGGGNNFVNISPDSLQQFRNVASSYDASYGGTSGATVSVAIKSGGHDFHGSAYEYIRNDAIQGYPFRAISSLSQAPIKAPLRYNDFGYTIGGPIWIPGVLNRNRDKLFFFAAQEYKRLRTSTVTNASVPTPAAIASAIATGPSTATGRALAATVLTDPSGNYRYLSLGNNNQSEYLVKVDYNLNEKNQISGHYVHDNVLVVGNPTNYIIYDRTIPGLTASLSWTHTFNSKTVNTATGSFSGNIINEGGNIRTNPQFANKPINRSDYGLTYATLYNASNRIPQITITGFGNPGVTPRQFDNYQRIFALKDDFSRVLGNHSVKAGGYFWRARKNQTAPPQLNGAFTFSDLAGLVAGNFASYTEGSNIPQVQARFLQFETYVQDDWTVGRRLTVNLGLRWQYMPPISSWPNNAAFFDPNFYDATKAATIDPATGLITTAPAPYNGLVLPGTGFSDKAKQVVAASVYNNPQVQALFHNLPGGVVNTVYNTFAPRVGFAYDLSGRQETVIHGGYGMSYERVEGNYYYGAVSQLPFTAVASLASAGNADNLGSIGINTSAPTNISNSADRNLEPPRIHNYSVGVQRKLFSNTSAEVNYVGSRSTNLTYRKNLNQGAAGIEAANPGVARNALRPYKGYGEIYQYSNGEHSNFNSLQARLQTRFSKGGLVTLAYTWSKSLTDGSTFDYQPQDSTNIHGDYGPANYSQPKIFVASYVYPLPFWQHEHAWYKQVLGGWQLSGITRIANGLPINVIQPSGLSVAGNLVTTANVAQRPNLVGNPYAHNGQQYLNYVAFRAPAAGTYGNLHYDDIKGPLFNNWDAALQKNISIHEEIGVEFRAEMFNVPNHMSFFAIGGTLGAPQADGSYQPNFSSTGSFQNSFGQVTSATDPRTMEFVLRVHF
- a CDS encoding CHY zinc finger protein codes for the protein MKRIFPHVIGIELDPQTRCIHYRSRLDIISIKMKCCGLYYACKDCHAALADHPAQVWPCSEWAQKNVLCGACGAELTTQEYLDSDNQCSACNAAFNPGCHNHYHFYFEAK
- the msrB gene encoding peptide-methionine (R)-S-oxide reductase MsrB codes for the protein MSEFLKQSEETASREAAVKIQTRRTFLATSAAAVGALAVWSLRKPLIAAAAGGKRDSLPATVTIIDFASNGKPTGKVTVPTVSKPDAEWKHELSSISYEVARHEGTERPYTGNSWDLHDRGLFRCICCDTALFSSDTKFDSGTGWPSFWQVLAKENVVEKTDSTLGMERTEVSCKRCAAHLGHVFDDGPRPTGLRYCMNSASMRFAKLA
- a CDS encoding cytochrome c biogenesis protein DipZ — encoded protein: MLLLFLAYLGGVLTILSPCILPVLPFVFARSDQPFRRSGLPLLAGMVVTFALIASLATVGGGWAVRANQVGRIAALVLFGFFGLTLLFSSLADRFSRPLVQFGNRISKNSDPTSPLLNSFVLGIGTGLLWAPCAGPILGLILTGAALGGASTHTVLLLLAYAAGAATSLTVALLAGGRVFAAMKRSLGAEEWIRRILGVGVLAAVVAVAFGLDRGVLTRLSLTSTGGLEQRLVDRFHPANAPKRVTRNETVEVSDSSLTMLPSLSGATAWINSPPLTPESLRGKVVLVDFWTYSCINCLRTLPYLKAWNEKYKDSGLIILGVHTPEFPFEKDESNVRKAVHDLGVTYPVVMDNDYSIWRNFHNEYWPAHYFIDATGKIRFHHFGEGNYDESEKWIRELLEEANHKPLPGSATNVAASGAEAPPDTDEVKSPETYVGYERAQNFASPSGLNQDDPQLYRLPASLQLNQWGFTGKWNDGGQIATSLVAGASISYCFHARDLHLVLGSMKIGAPIRFRVTIDDKAPGLDHGMDTDAEGYGIIMENRLYQLVRQQTKVTDRTFRIEFLAPGAQAYAFTFG
- a CDS encoding sulfatase, yielding MSQNSKASSRRDFLTKATGTALAGMLPASARALSNSSKRPNVLFLMSDDMRVELGCYGSHFHAQTPNIDALAGRGVRFDRNYCQFPLCNPSRASLLTGQVPFETRVLGNRTNFRDTRPDLTSLPQLFREKGYVTARTGKIFHGIYDDPLAWTVGGGNDNTEHQASPVEKKKIIPNYPVPPAPPDVIAPLAIDNQQAAHSDQILVLDGNGEGHPENRVAETAIEYLRKYRDQPFFIGCGFSKPHSPPTAPQRFFDLYDLEKLELTPDFAAWPTVPAGFPKAAIRMRNADLFIGRGASRAEAKEVIRAYLASISWVDWNLGRVIAELDALGLRENTIIVLVADHGYQLGEKGKWSKAGSLFEMGTRVPLIIHDPRAPGNGHTSTRIVQSLDIYPTLVELCGLQTPDSGLQGTSLGPLLKHPQASWDQPAFSLWSEDGKTVHGLAVRTERWRYAEFGVNGENGRMLFDEHADPFELTNLAEAHRHTVTRDRLSKLIRQYREKQRLA